The Sulfurihydrogenibium azorense Az-Fu1 genome contains the following window.
CTTTATATACAGCTGCATCTACTCTAACACCGGGTCCTCCTGGAGAGTGGTAAGAAGTTATAGCTCCTACTGATGGAGCAAAGTTTCTTTTAGGGTCTTCTGCGTTGACTCTAAACTCTATTGCGTATCCACGCATTGTAATATCTTCTTGTAGAAAACCTAACTTTTCTCCTTGGGCTATCTTTATCATCTGCTGGACTATATCTATACCTGTAACCATCTCTGTAACAGTATGCTCAACTTGAAGTCTTGTGTTCATCTCTATAAAGTAAAAGTTATCTTTTTCATCAACAAGGTACTCTATCGTTCCAACATTTTCATATCCTACTTTAAACATTGCTTTAACTGAAGTTCTATACAACTCTCTTTTAACATCTTCGTTTAACGTTGGAGACCTTGCTATCTCAACTACTTTTTGGTGTCTTCTTTGGATTGAACAATCTCTCTCTCCTAAATGGACTACGTTTCCGTACTTATCTGCCATTATCTGTATTTCTATATGTCTTGGATTTTCAACGTACTTCTCTATAAATACGTCTCCTCTTCCGAAAAACTTCTTTGCTTCATTAAAAGCTGATTTAAACAGGTCTTCAAATTCTGATTCTTCTCTAACTATTCTCATCCCTCTTCCGCCACCACCAAAGGCAGCCTTCAGTATTACTGGATAACCTATCTCATCTGCTATCTTTTTTGCTTTTTTAATGTCTGAGATAGGCTCATCACTTCCTGGTAAAACAGGCACTCCAAGTTCTCTCATCTTTTTCTTGGCTGCCATTTTATCGCCAAAAAGGGCTATGTGATCCGGATGTGGTCCAATAAACACAATCCCTTGTTTCCAGCAGTACTCTGCAAACTCAGGGTTTTCTGATAAAAATCCATAACCGGAATGTATAGCATCACATTTTGTTTGTTTTGCAAGGTCAACTATTCTAAAGTAGTTTAAGTATGCTTGGATAGGATCACCAGGAATTAAATATGCCTCATCAGCTTTTTTAACGTATATACTTTTTGCGTCTGCTTCAGAGTAAATAGCTACAGTTTTAATATCAAGCTCTTTACAAGCTCTTATTATTCTGGTAGCTATCTCTCCTCTGTTTGCAATTAAAACTTTCTTTATCTCTTTTGTAAAGGTTTTTAGTTTACTCATACTGTATATCACCTTCCATGTTCTCTATAAAAGCTTCGTGGAGAGCCCTTACTGCAAGCTCTGCATACTTTTCATCTATAAGACAAGATATTTTTATCTCAGAAGTTGATATTGCGTATATGTTGATACCTTCTTTGTATAGGACTTCAAACATCTTTCCAGCAACACCTGAGTGGGTTTTCATACCAAGGCCTACTACTGAGATTTTTGCAATTTTATCGTTTCTTTCAACATCTTCAGCTCCAACTTCCTTCGCCACTTCCCTTGCTATCTCTTCAGCGTAATCTGCATCAGTTTTATTAACAGTAAAAGAGATATCTGTAAATCCTTTGTGGGAAACGTTCTGAACTATCATATCAACGACTATATTCTTATCTCCTAAGGCTTTGAAAAGTTTTGCAGCTACCCCGGGTTTGTCAGGTACTCTAACAACTGTTATTCTTGACTCTTTTAATTCGTGAGAAATCCCTCTTACTACTACTTTTTCCATCTCTTCATTCTCCTCCATTATCCAAGTTCCTTCTTCATCGTTAAAAGAAGACCTTACATGTATTTTTACGCCATACTTGGCTCCAAACTCTACAGACCTTATCTGCATCACTTTAGATCCTAAAGATGCCATTTCCATCATCTCTTCGTAAGATATTACAGGTATTTTTCTCGCATTTTCTACTATTCTTGGGTCAGCTGTAAAGACACCTGGAACGTCTGTATAAATCTCACATACATCGGCCTTTAACGCTGCAGCCAAAGCTACCGCCGAAGTATCAGAACCTCCTCTACCTAACGTTGTAATATCTCCATCTTCACTTACACCTTGAAATCCGGCTACTATAACAACCTTTCCTTCGTCAAGATGTTTTCTTATTCTATGGGTATCTATCTTTTTTATTCTTGCTTTTGTGTGGACGTTATCTGTTATGATAGGCACTTGCCAACCTGTTAAACTAATAGCTGGCACACCTAACTCTTGTAATGCAATAGCAACCAACCCTATAGCGACTTGCTCACCTGTTGCTACAACCATATCTTGCTCTCGAGGATTTGGTCTGTTTGACAGCTCTCTTGTAAGACCAATTAATCTGTCAGTTTCTCCGGTCATTGCAGAAGATACTACAACTACTTGATTTCCTTCATCTACAGCCTTTTTTATCTTTCTTGCAACATTTTTTATCCTTTCTATATTACCTACAGAAGTGCCACCATACTTTTGAACGATTAAAGGCAACAGTTATCCTCCTAATGAGTTGTAAATATGTTATTATAATTCTAACATAATTTAAAGGTGTGAGATGTTTTTCTTAAAAAAACTAATAACTTTCTTTATATTACCTCCAGGGCTTTTTATTGTTATTTTTAGTGTTATAGCATATTTTGGAAGGAAAGATAGAAAGATATTTATTGTTTCATTTCTATCAGCTTTTTTTATATATTTACTTTCAATAGAACCTGTTAAAGATAGTTTACTTAGACCTCTTGAGACTAAGTACCCTATTCCTAATAAGTTAAACGGAGATGTTATAGTTGTTTTAGGTGGTGGAAGTTATAACACAGGTATTTTAACAGAAGACTCTCTAAAAAGAGTTTTAACTGGGTTTGTTCTTCATAAAAAGCTTAACCTTCCTATAATCTTATCTGGAGGGTCTGCTATAACTAACCTTCCTGAAGCTGAAGTTATGAAAAATATCCTAAATGAACTTGGAGTAGACAAATCTATGATTTATACGGACGTAAACAGTAGGGATACGTTAGGGAATGCTTTCTTTGTAAAGAAGATATGCGAAAAAAATGGATTTAAAAGGATTATTTTAGTTACCTCTGCATACCATATGCCAAGGTCTGTAATCGTTTTTCAAAAAGCAGGTCTTGATGTTATTCCTTACCCGACAGACTTTAAGATGGATAAAAGATACACAGTTTACAGTTACTTTCCTAAAATGAACGTTTTACAAGACTCTACTAAAGCGATAAGAGAGTATGTAGGACTAATTGCTTACCAGTTAAACTGGATTTTGAGATGATTCTTCTTCTCTTTCTTTTTTAGAAACGTAAGTATAACGAGGTATGATCCATATTCCTCCTTCGTGTTCTATCGTTTCAAACCGGTTGTTGTAAAAGCTGTAAGCTGCAAAGGATAAAACTACAGCATCTAACTCTTTACCGATAAATCTTTTATCTTGAGATAAAAGTTTCTTGTTTAACTTTATTCCACTTTTCGGCAAGTTATAAAGCCTTTGTTCTAAACCTTCAGGAGTTTCAGCTGGTAGAATATCTTTATGGATTATCTTTTTCCAAAACTCTTCTACGTTAGACTTAAATATCCTTTTTTCTTTCTCTCTAAAACTTTTCTTATCTACCTGTCTGTACTCGAAAGTTTCAATTATATCTTTATAAAGATTTGAGTAAGCTTTATTTGTAAGGGATAGTTTTGAACTTACTCCAAAATCGTAGTTTACAGCAATGATTTCTGGATTGTAATGGTCTAAAAACCACAAAAGCCCTTCTTTATAAAATTTAAATATTCCTTTTACATACCTGTTGTTATCCATCAAAGAGACAATAAATACTTTATCTTTAACCTCTATTCCTGCAAACAAACTACTCTCCTTCGGCTGTGTATTTGATTACTTTTACTTTTTCCATGGTAATTAAACCATTTTTAACATACTTTTCTATGATTGGAATTACATTTTTTATTTTCTCTTCACTGTCTATAACTTCAACTATTATTGGTAGGTCTTCAGATAGGTCTAAAATAGAAGCAGAGTGTATAACGGTAGATTTTCCGTATCCTAATATCCCTCTAAGAACAGTTGCACCTGCTATATGATTTTCTCTTAAGATTTGGACAATCTTTTTATAAAGTGGTTTTCCTTCACACTTATCAGCTTCACCTATATGTATCCTTAAAAGTAAAGCTTCACCTTCTATTTTCATAGTAAACTCCTAGCAAAAACTATACCTAAAAAGGCTGATGTTAAAGATAATGTTAGATTTAAAATTACGTTTAATCCAGCTTTTATATAATCTCCGTCTATTAAAAGGGCAAATGTTTCATAAGTAAAAGATGACATAGTAGTAAAGCTACCACAAAATCCAACTGCCACAAAAAGTCTCCATAAAGGATCTAAAGACAACTTTTCTAAAAATAGAATCATAAAAAAACTCAGTATAAAAGATCCAACTGTATTTACTATCAACGTTCCATATGGAAAGTCAGACCCTAATATCTTTGCAGAATATACACCTGTAATGTACCTTAAAATAGTTCCTATTGCTCCACCAATAGCTAAAACTATGTACTTATCCATCTTTTAAGAACTCTTTTAACTTCTCTATCTCATACTTTCCACCTAAGAAGACAGGTACTCTTTGATGAATATCATTAGGTTTTATACTTAAGATATCTTCTTTTCCAGTTGTAGCGTATCCACCTGCTTGAGTAATCAAAAATGCCATAGGAGAAGCTTCATAAAGTAATCTTAACTTTCCATTTTTACTTTTTACATCAGCTGGGTAA
Protein-coding sequences here:
- a CDS encoding acetyl-CoA carboxylase biotin carboxylase subunit — its product is MSKLKTFTKEIKKVLIANRGEIATRIIRACKELDIKTVAIYSEADAKSIYVKKADEAYLIPGDPIQAYLNYFRIVDLAKQTKCDAIHSGYGFLSENPEFAEYCWKQGIVFIGPHPDHIALFGDKMAAKKKMRELGVPVLPGSDEPISDIKKAKKIADEIGYPVILKAAFGGGGRGMRIVREESEFEDLFKSAFNEAKKFFGRGDVFIEKYVENPRHIEIQIMADKYGNVVHLGERDCSIQRRHQKVVEIARSPTLNEDVKRELYRTSVKAMFKVGYENVGTIEYLVDEKDNFYFIEMNTRLQVEHTVTEMVTGIDIVQQMIKIAQGEKLGFLQEDITMRGYAIEFRVNAEDPKRNFAPSVGAITSYHSPGGPGVRVDAAVYKDYVIPPYYDSMIAKLSVWALTWDQVVNRARRALDEFIVRGVPTNLPLLRAIVRDEDFIKGKFTTRYIEEKLPTFNLEDKTADLEDLVAAIAGAIAAYHKI
- a CDS encoding aspartate kinase, yielding MPLIVQKYGGTSVGNIERIKNVARKIKKAVDEGNQVVVVSSAMTGETDRLIGLTRELSNRPNPREQDMVVATGEQVAIGLVAIALQELGVPAISLTGWQVPIITDNVHTKARIKKIDTHRIRKHLDEGKVVIVAGFQGVSEDGDITTLGRGGSDTSAVALAAALKADVCEIYTDVPGVFTADPRIVENARKIPVISYEEMMEMASLGSKVMQIRSVEFGAKYGVKIHVRSSFNDEEGTWIMEENEEMEKVVVRGISHELKESRITVVRVPDKPGVAAKLFKALGDKNIVVDMIVQNVSHKGFTDISFTVNKTDADYAEEIAREVAKEVGAEDVERNDKIAKISVVGLGMKTHSGVAGKMFEVLYKEGINIYAISTSEIKISCLIDEKYAELAVRALHEAFIENMEGDIQYE
- the crcB gene encoding fluoride efflux transporter CrcB, coding for MDKYIVLAIGGAIGTILRYITGVYSAKILGSDFPYGTLIVNTVGSFILSFFMILFLEKLSLDPLWRLFVAVGFCGSFTTMSSFTYETFALLIDGDYIKAGLNVILNLTLSLTSAFLGIVFARSLL
- a CDS encoding DUF190 domain-containing protein; this encodes MKIEGEALLLRIHIGEADKCEGKPLYKKIVQILRENHIAGATVLRGILGYGKSTVIHSASILDLSEDLPIIVEVIDSEEKIKNVIPIIEKYVKNGLITMEKVKVIKYTAEGE
- a CDS encoding YdcF family protein; this encodes MFFLKKLITFFILPPGLFIVIFSVIAYFGRKDRKIFIVSFLSAFFIYLLSIEPVKDSLLRPLETKYPIPNKLNGDVIVVLGGGSYNTGILTEDSLKRVLTGFVLHKKLNLPIILSGGSAITNLPEAEVMKNILNELGVDKSMIYTDVNSRDTLGNAFFVKKICEKNGFKRIILVTSAYHMPRSVIVFQKAGLDVIPYPTDFKMDKRYTVYSYFPKMNVLQDSTKAIREYVGLIAYQLNWILR